One part of the Kryptolebias marmoratus isolate JLee-2015 linkage group LG13, ASM164957v2, whole genome shotgun sequence genome encodes these proteins:
- the ilk gene encoding integrin-linked protein kinase, translating into MDDIFTQCREGNPVAVRLWLDNTENDLNLGDDHGFSPLHWACREGRSGVVDMLIMRGARINVMNRGDDTPLHLAASHGHRDIVAKLIQCKADPNTVNEHGNTPLHYACFWGHDEVAEDLVASGAQVCVCNRYGQTPLDKAKPHLRQLLQEKAEKLGQSLTKIPYKETFWKGTMRTRPRNGTFNKQAGIDYKQLSLLAKINENQSGELWQGRWQGDEIIVKVLHVRDWTTRKSRDFNEEHPKLRIFSHPNVLPVLGACQSPPSPHPIIITHFMPYGSLFNILHQGTTLVVDQSQAVKFALNIAGGMAFLHTLEPMVSRLHLNSKHVMIDEDMSARISMADAKFSFQCPGRMYAPAWMAPEALQKKPEDINRRSADMWSFAVLLWELVTREVPFADLSNMEIGMKVALEGLRPTIPPGISPHICKLMRLCMNEDPAKRPKFDMIVPILEKMQEK; encoded by the exons ATGGATGACATTTTCACCCAGTGCAGAGAAGGGAACCCCGTGGCCGTCCGGTTGTGGCTGGACAACACCGAGAACGACCTGAACTTGGG TGACGACCACGGCTTCAGCCCCCTCCACTGGGCGTGCAGGGAAGGCAGGAGCGGCGTCGTGGACATGCTCATCATGAGAGGGGCGCGCATCAACGTGATGAACCGAGGAGACGACACACCCTTGCACCTTGCCGCGAGTCACGGACACAGAGACATCGTGGCTAAG CTGATTCAGTGCAAAGCAGATCCCAACACAGTCAACGAGCACGGAAACACACCGCTCCATTACGCCTGCTTCTGGGGGCACGATGAGGTTGCAGAG gactTGGTAGCCAGTGGTgcccaggtgtgtgtgtgtaacagatATGGGCAGACACCTCTGGACAAGGCCAAGCctcatttaagacagctgctgcaag aaaaggcAGAGAAACTGGGTCAAAGTTTGACCAAGATCCCATACAAAGAAACTTTCTGGAAGGGCACCATGAGGACGCGACCCC GTAACGGTACCTTCAACAAGCAAGCTGGTATTGATTATAAGCAGCTTTCGCTCCTGGCAAAGATCAATGAAAACCAGTCTGGGGAG CTATGGCAGGGTCGATGGCAAGGGGATGAGATCATAGTGAAGGTGCTGCATGTGAGAGACTGGACCACCAGGAAGAGCAGAGACTTCAACGAGGAGCATCCGAAACTCAG GATCTTTTCTCATCCAAACGTTCTGCCTGTTCTTGGAGCCTGTCagtctcctccatctcctcatcCCATCATCATCACCCACTTCATGCCATATGGCTCGCTGTTCAACATCCTCCACCAGGGCACCA CTCTGGTCGTCGATCAAAGCCAAGCGGTGAAGTTTGCTTTGAACATTGCCGGCGGCATGGCATTCCTTCACACCTTAGAGCCGATGGTTTCGCGGCTTCACCTCAACAGTAAGCACGTCATG ATTGACGAGGACATGTCAGCCAGAATAAGCATGGCGGATGCCAAGTTCTCCTTCCAGTGTCCTGGCCGTATGTACGCCCCAGCCTGGATGGCCCCTGAAG cGCTGCAAAAGAAGCCTGAAGACATCAACAGAAGATCTGCTGACATGTGGAGCTTTGCCGTGTTGCTGTGGGAACTGGTTACCAGAGAGGTCCCCTTTGCCGATCTCTCGAACATGGAGATAGGCATGAAG GTGGCTCTTGAGGGACTCCGGCCAACCATCCCACCAGGGATCTCTCCTCATATCTGTAAGCTGATGAGGCTCTGCATGAACGAAGACCCGGCCAAGAGGCCCAAGTTTGACATGATCGTCCCAATCTTGGAGAAGATGCAGGAGAAGTAA
- the timm10b gene encoding mitochondrial import inner membrane translocase subunit Tim10 B → MEADQQLRNLKDFLLVYNRMTEICFQRCTSNFNYRNLTMDEEHCVDNCAGKLIRSNHRLMGTYVQLMPRMVQRRMEEMESKAAENAKSAAAAAAAAAAAAPAAVGTANAEASPAFQTPINSSPSPNLPPSGTDVTPEAQSSVLKSAGLETLAEPTAASYTAGLPDMYSPGLQTESDSPKPTPLSEKGSTAAPTETSTGKA, encoded by the exons ATGGAAGCCGACCAACAGCTAAGGAAC CTGAAGGATTTCCTCCTGGTTTACAACCGCATGACTGAAATCTGCTTTCAACGGTGTACGAGCAACTTCAACTACAGGAACCTCACAATGGATGAG GAGCACTGTGTGGACAACTGTGCCGGGAAGCTGATTCGCTCTAACCACCGACTGATGGGCACCTATGTCCAGCTGATGCCTCGGATGGTGCAGCGCCGgatggaggagatggagagcAAGGCTGCAGAGAATGCAAAgtcagcggcggcggcggcggcggcggcggcagcagcagcgccTGCAGCTGTCGGGACTGCGAACGCAGAAGCTTCCCCAGCGTTTCAAACACCTATAAATTCTTCCCCGTCTCCTAATTTACCTCCCTCTGGGACTGATGTCACGCCAGAGGCCCAAAGCTCAGTCTTAAAGTCAGCAGGACTGGAAACTCTGGCTGAGCCGACGGCCGCGTCATATACAGCAGGATTACCTGACATGTATTCACCTGGGCTTCAAACTGAGTCTGACAGCCCTAAACCAACACCTCTATCAGAAAAAGGGTCAACGGCAGCTCCTACAGAGACTTCAACAGGAAAAGCCTGA